One region of Candidatus Hepatobacter penaei genomic DNA includes:
- the rpoB gene encoding DNA-directed RNA polymerase subunit beta, protein MPSPLPRLSFAHAKEIASLPNLVELQKKSYDWFLQKDVDPKKRKREGLEAIFQDFFPVKSFSGHAQLEFSHYVLEEPKYDEGEARKKGATYAAPLRVAFRLVVWSVDEETGHRAIESIKEQDVYMGDIPLMTKNATFVINGVERVVVSQMHRSPGVFFDHDRGRTHVSGKHLFSASVRPFRGSWLDFEFDAKDMLYVRIDKKRKFPVTTLLMALSDVDGAEGVSSQQGFSREDILHAFYDELTYELDGDHATCPFVPDLWRGVKLSEPLVDGKTGDVLAPKGKKMTKATLKGIVEAGVTTLRFEKKDLVGRYLARDFLNEATGEVYAEAGDEITAELLDKFAGLGITRVGVLDIDHVKRGGYLRDVLMSDRNNSRQEALFEIYRILRPGDPPTFDSAAALFYGLFFDPERYNLSAVGRIKMNARLKTDVPEEQHFLSKKDIFGIVRVLLDLRDGRDAIDDIDSLSNRRVRAVGEMLSGQYQLGLLRLERSIQERMSNLDAEDLVPQNVLNAKPLTAVLRDFFGSSQLSQFMDQTNPLSEVTHKRRLSALGPGGLAKDRASIEVRDVHPTHYGRVCPVETPEGQSIGLINSMASYARVNDYGFIETPYARVVDGHVTDEVVYLSAINEGSYTIAQGNAPRLENGKLTEDLVSCRRHGEYVLTAPEDIDFIDVSPKQILSVAAALIPFVENDDASRALMGANMQRQAVPLLKPQAPLVGTGMEGVVARDSGCVVMARRAGVVSQVDATSIVVLADIEHKEGAEVTADEASNVDIYTLSKFQKTNHGTCMNQRPIVQAGDRVTAGQVIADGPSTDKGELALGRNVTVAFLPWNGYGFEDSIIVSERLVQDDAYTSIHIEEYEVCARDTKLGSEEITRDISGISEEMLGRLDESGIVYVGAEVKAGDILVGKVTPKGDNPMTSEEKLLRAIFGEKSVDMRDTSLKMPAGASGTVVDVRVFSRRGVEADERSVAIRNMEIQQLIKERDIEKSILEYGFAVQLRALLEGQVLTAAHENLEASTTLTAEVLAPLSVSALAKLSVKAEVSKRVKARYDALAPLLTAIDERFEKKVERVRRGDDLPAGVLKTVRVFVAIKRKLQTGDKMAGRHGNKGVVSKVLPVEDMPYLEDGTPVDMVLNPLGVPSRMNVGQVFETNLGWAAKGLGHRLSSFLASQVDAETFDFEGLRALLKEFYALAPRHDMVKRIDKASPEELLTWAVGFSGGVPMMSPVFEGAKMEGIGKALDVAGLDSSGQSTLYDGRTGEPFDRKVTVGVLYMLKLHHLIDEKMHARSVGPYSLITQQPLGGKSNLGGQRLGEMEVWALEGYGAAYTLREMLTIKSDDTEGRTNAYESIVRGDTRFSCGVPASFNVLVKELRALGLNMEFLNENEAKAYAEKAE, encoded by the coding sequence TTGCCCTCTCCGCTCCCACGGCTGAGTTTTGCTCATGCCAAAGAAATTGCCTCTCTTCCCAATCTTGTGGAATTGCAAAAAAAATCTTATGACTGGTTCTTGCAAAAAGATGTGGACCCAAAAAAAAGGAAGAGGGAGGGCCTTGAGGCCATTTTCCAAGATTTTTTCCCCGTCAAAAGCTTTTCAGGTCATGCGCAGCTAGAATTTAGCCACTATGTCCTTGAAGAGCCTAAATATGATGAAGGTGAGGCGCGCAAGAAAGGCGCCACTTATGCAGCGCCGCTGCGTGTAGCCTTTCGTTTGGTGGTGTGGTCGGTGGATGAAGAGACAGGTCACCGCGCCATTGAATCTATCAAAGAGCAAGATGTTTATATGGGCGATATTCCGCTCATGACCAAAAATGCCACCTTTGTGATCAACGGCGTTGAGCGGGTGGTGGTGTCTCAGATGCACCGGTCTCCGGGCGTGTTTTTTGACCATGATCGCGGGCGTACCCATGTGTCGGGAAAGCATCTTTTTTCTGCGAGTGTGCGTCCGTTTCGTGGGTCATGGCTTGACTTTGAGTTTGACGCCAAAGACATGCTTTATGTGCGCATTGATAAGAAGCGCAAGTTCCCCGTCACCACCTTATTGATGGCGTTGTCTGATGTGGATGGCGCTGAGGGCGTGTCATCGCAACAGGGGTTTTCGAGGGAAGATATCCTGCACGCTTTTTATGATGAGTTGACGTACGAGCTTGATGGGGATCATGCCACATGCCCGTTTGTGCCTGATTTGTGGCGTGGGGTGAAACTCTCTGAGCCATTGGTTGATGGTAAGACAGGGGATGTGCTGGCGCCCAAAGGTAAAAAAATGACGAAGGCCACCCTTAAGGGGATTGTGGAGGCCGGTGTTACAACGTTGCGGTTTGAAAAGAAAGACCTGGTGGGGCGTTATTTGGCCAGAGATTTTCTGAATGAGGCCACCGGTGAGGTATATGCAGAGGCAGGGGATGAAATCACCGCTGAATTGCTTGACAAGTTCGCAGGGCTAGGCATCACACGCGTTGGCGTGTTGGATATTGACCACGTCAAGCGTGGTGGTTATTTGCGGGACGTTTTGATGTCAGATCGTAACAACTCTCGCCAGGAAGCGTTGTTTGAGATTTATCGTATTTTGCGCCCTGGGGATCCCCCCACCTTTGACTCGGCGGCGGCTCTTTTTTATGGCCTCTTTTTCGATCCTGAGCGGTATAATCTTTCGGCGGTGGGGCGTATTAAGATGAATGCGCGCCTTAAAACGGATGTGCCTGAAGAACAGCATTTTTTATCTAAAAAAGATATTTTTGGCATCGTGCGGGTGCTGCTTGATTTGCGAGATGGTCGTGATGCCATTGATGATATTGACAGCCTCTCCAATCGTCGTGTGCGCGCGGTGGGTGAAATGTTGTCGGGGCAATATCAGTTGGGCCTGCTGCGGCTTGAGCGCTCGATCCAAGAGCGTATGAGCAACCTGGATGCTGAGGATTTGGTGCCGCAAAACGTGTTGAATGCTAAGCCCCTCACAGCTGTGTTGAGAGATTTTTTTGGCAGCTCGCAGCTTTCTCAGTTTATGGACCAAACCAACCCTTTGTCAGAGGTGACCCATAAGCGGCGTTTGTCAGCCTTGGGCCCTGGCGGGCTGGCCAAAGATCGGGCCAGTATTGAGGTGCGTGATGTTCACCCCACTCACTATGGCCGTGTGTGCCCTGTGGAAACGCCAGAGGGGCAGAGCATCGGGTTGATCAACTCCATGGCGTCTTATGCCCGGGTGAATGATTATGGTTTTATTGAAACGCCCTATGCACGTGTGGTAGATGGCCATGTCACAGATGAGGTGGTGTATCTATCAGCTATTAATGAGGGCTCGTACACCATTGCTCAGGGCAATGCGCCGCGCTTGGAAAACGGTAAGTTGACTGAAGACTTGGTGAGTTGTCGCCGACATGGTGAATATGTGTTGACGGCCCCTGAGGATATTGACTTTATCGATGTGTCTCCTAAGCAAATCTTGTCGGTGGCTGCGGCGTTGATTCCCTTTGTAGAAAATGATGATGCCTCACGTGCCTTGATGGGTGCCAACATGCAGCGTCAGGCAGTGCCCCTGTTGAAGCCTCAAGCCCCGCTGGTGGGCACAGGCATGGAAGGCGTGGTGGCCAGGGATTCTGGCTGTGTGGTGATGGCCCGTCGTGCGGGCGTGGTGAGCCAGGTGGATGCTACGTCCATTGTGGTGTTGGCAGATATTGAGCACAAAGAGGGCGCTGAGGTGACGGCGGATGAAGCATCCAATGTCGATATTTATACCCTGTCCAAGTTTCAAAAAACCAATCACGGCACGTGCATGAATCAACGGCCCATTGTGCAGGCCGGTGACCGCGTGACGGCAGGGCAGGTGATTGCCGACGGCCCTTCCACAGACAAGGGTGAGCTTGCCTTGGGGCGCAATGTGACGGTGGCCTTTTTGCCGTGGAATGGGTATGGCTTTGAAGATTCCATCATTGTCTCTGAGCGACTGGTGCAAGATGATGCCTACACATCGATCCATATTGAAGAATATGAGGTGTGTGCTCGTGATACAAAATTGGGCAGTGAGGAAATCACGCGGGATATCTCCGGCATCAGTGAAGAAATGCTGGGCCGCTTGGATGAGTCAGGCATTGTGTATGTGGGGGCTGAGGTGAAGGCCGGTGACATTTTGGTGGGCAAGGTCACACCGAAAGGTGACAACCCTATGACATCGGAAGAAAAGCTGCTGCGTGCCATTTTTGGCGAAAAATCTGTGGACATGCGGGATACATCCCTTAAGATGCCGGCGGGGGCTTCGGGCACGGTTGTGGATGTGCGTGTGTTCTCACGGCGCGGCGTTGAAGCGGATGAGCGTTCTGTGGCCATTCGTAACATGGAAATTCAGCAGCTGATTAAGGAGCGTGACATTGAAAAATCCATTCTTGAATATGGATTTGCGGTGCAGCTGAGAGCGTTGCTGGAAGGGCAGGTGTTGACGGCGGCCCATGAAAACCTTGAGGCATCCACGACATTGACAGCTGAGGTATTGGCGCCTTTGTCCGTGTCTGCGCTGGCAAAACTCTCTGTGAAAGCTGAGGTGTCAAAGCGTGTGAAAGCGCGTTACGACGCCCTGGCACCCTTGCTTACGGCCATTGATGAGCGTTTTGAAAAGAAGGTGGAGCGCGTGCGTCGCGGCGATGATTTGCCGGCGGGGGTGCTCAAAACGGTGCGGGTGTTTGTGGCGATTAAGCGTAAGCTTCAAACCGGGGATAAAATGGCCGGGCGTCATGGTAACAAAGGCGTGGTCTCAAAGGTGTTGCCCGTGGAGGATATGCCTTATCTTGAAGATGGAACGCCCGTGGATATGGTGCTGAACCCGTTAGGTGTGCCGTCTCGTATGAATGTGGGGCAGGTGTTTGAAACTAACTTAGGATGGGCGGCCAAAGGGCTGGGCCATCGCTTATCGTCTTTCTTAGCGTCGCAGGTGGATGCTGAAACCTTCGATTTTGAGGGGTTAAGAGCCCTGTTGAAAGAGTTTTACGCGCTAGCCCCGCGCCATGATATGGTGAAGCGGATTGACAAAGCTTCCCCTGAAGAATTGTTGACATGGGCGGTGGGTTTTTCAGGTGGTGTGCCCATGATGAGCCCCGTGTTTGAGGGTGCTAAAATGGAAGGGATTGGCAAGGCGTTGGATGTGGCTGGGCTGGATTCTTCGGGTCAATCCACCCTTTATGATGGACGCACCGGTGAGCCCTTTGATCGCAAAGTAACGGTGGGCGTTTTGTATATGCTCAAACTCCATCACTTGATTGATGAAAAAATGCATGCTCGTTCTGTGGGGCCCTACAGTTTGATCACCCAACAGCCCTTGGGGGGGAAATCAAATTTGGGTGGCCAGCGTTTGGGTGAAATGGAGGTGTGGGCTCTTGAAGGCTATGGCGCTGCCTACACCTTGCGAGAAATGTTGACCATTAAATCTGATGATACAGAAGGGCGCACCAATGCTTATGAATCTATTGTCAGAGGGGACACGCGCTTTTCGTGTGGTGTGCCGGCCTCGTTCAATGTGTTGGTTAAAGAGTTGCGGGCGCTTGGGTTAAACATGGAGTTTTTGAATGAAAATGAGGCTAAGGCCTATGCTGAAAAAGCTGAATAG
- a CDS encoding PD-(D/E)XK nuclease family transposase, with amino-acid sequence MSQKPHASWARICHEQKGDTYTPSVSDLLFYTPRYPRGYVRHVDPPFEDDAFFHIVNPCSDWGFKKSLGSHEEGCAAFINAVLAQEDRVVEDVIFLNKEQPSQVPIGSHFTIDVVARDHNGQHFLIEMQNDFHAYYPDEARIRHARFEGNLDMLYVHNQLALEAWEKTSLRKNPAKDFQKSLVGVHSIVVTNKPLDSGFPDVVNTSEYRHINHPDIPYSRQSRSTLTVLALDRFDKGEDDLETHQDRFFFFLKYMSLRNPKAKMSLFKKVSKSSQVTDAEGTPLYKLHEMLDKRKLREGELTNFVRRTEEAEEVIDHYRAQGRAQGREQGRVQGKLEAAIALLETGMHTKEEVASMLNLDIADVDRALHNDEIGK; translated from the coding sequence ATGTCTCAGAAGCCACATGCATCTTGGGCGCGGATATGTCATGAGCAAAAGGGGGATACCTACACACCTTCTGTAAGTGACCTGTTGTTTTATACGCCGCGATATCCTCGGGGGTATGTGCGTCATGTGGATCCACCTTTTGAGGATGATGCCTTTTTTCATATTGTGAACCCATGTTCTGACTGGGGCTTTAAGAAGAGCCTCGGGTCCCATGAAGAAGGGTGTGCAGCGTTTATCAATGCCGTGCTAGCTCAAGAGGATCGCGTTGTTGAAGACGTGATCTTTCTCAATAAAGAGCAGCCTAGCCAAGTCCCCATAGGGTCTCACTTTACAATTGATGTGGTGGCGCGCGATCACAATGGACAACATTTTCTCATTGAGATGCAAAATGACTTTCACGCCTATTATCCAGACGAGGCGCGTATCCGGCATGCACGTTTTGAAGGAAACCTTGATATGTTGTATGTTCACAATCAACTTGCTCTGGAAGCGTGGGAGAAGACGAGTTTGAGAAAAAACCCTGCCAAAGATTTTCAAAAAAGCTTGGTGGGGGTGCATTCCATTGTCGTGACAAATAAGCCCTTGGATTCTGGCTTTCCCGATGTCGTCAATACCTCTGAGTATCGGCACATAAATCATCCTGACATTCCTTATAGCCGCCAGTCACGATCCACACTTACGGTGTTGGCCTTGGATCGATTTGATAAAGGGGAAGATGATCTTGAAACACATCAAGATCGCTTTTTCTTTTTCCTCAAATACATGTCGTTAAGAAATCCAAAAGCAAAAATGTCTTTATTTAAAAAAGTGTCCAAATCTTCTCAGGTGACGGACGCAGAGGGGACACCTTTGTATAAACTGCATGAGATGTTGGATAAAAGAAAGCTCAGAGAAGGAGAGCTTACCAACTTTGTAAGGCGTACAGAAGAGGCAGAAGAGGTGATTGATCATTACAGAGCACAGGGCCGAGCGCAGGGGCGGGAGCAAGGTCGAGTGCAGGGAAAGCTTGAAGCAGCCATTGCCTTACTCGAGACTGGCATGCACACAAAGGAAGAGGTGGCAAGCATGTTGAACCTAGACATCGCTGATGTGGATAGGGCTCTTCATAACGATGAAATCGGTAAGTGA
- the rpoC gene encoding DNA-directed RNA polymerase subunit beta', protein MGLDFDAVRISIASPEQMRSWSYGEVKRPETINYRTFKPERDGLFCSRIFGPVKDYECLCGKYKRIKFRGIVCEKCGVEVTLSRVRRERMGHIELASPVAHIWFTKSLPSRIGTLLDLTTRELDKILYFEAYIVIEPGLTPLKPRQILSEEEFVDAQRDYGEENFEALTGAAALKKLLMQLDLPQKRQELMDELDSVNSEVRRKKIIKRLKLVNAFLSSGVRPEWMVLDVIPVIPPEIRPLVPLDGGRFATADLNDLYRRLINRNNRLKKLYELKAPSIIIRNEERMLQEIADALLDNSRRGRPVVGANKRPLKSLSGSLRGKNGRFRQNLLGKRVDYSGRSVIVVGPHLKLHQCGLPKKMALELFRPFVYNRLEKYGLAPTVKAAKRFVEKERPEVWGILEEVVKGHPVLLNRAPTLHRLGIQAFEPVLVEGKAIHLHPLVCKAFNADFDGDTMSVHVPISTEAQLEARILMMSTNNILSPSDGSPVIIPSKDMVLGLYHLTLAEKEKEGDLPCFGSVPEVEHALFAKKVNLHTQISMRLSSGRMVTTTPGRVILGEILPQHPDISFDLINKVMTSADVGALIERVYRACGQEATVALADDLMALGFKYSTLSGVSFGKDDLIVPKEKEQFIQDTWGLVREYRQQYLDGLITQGEHYNKVTDAWGDCTEKVVDAMLSNLSKDTTPDHMNAIYMMAHSGARGSVAQMRQLAAMRGLIAKHSGDILEYPITSNFAEGLKGFEYFNSTHGSRKGLSDMALKTANSGYLTRRLVDVAHDCVVFMEDCGTREGILVQAVVEGGEVLTSLEDRLFGRVLAEDLKNEAGDVVVKAGTMVDEKVLVSMAPLGLDAVKIRSALTCEAPRGICAQCYGRDMTRGHRVSVGEAVGVIAAQSIGEPGTQLTLRTFHLGGAAQKTAEDSQVTASHDGRIVFEVQDTVTNSAGNIVVVARSMDVCLVNGEGAELARYELPHGAHVVVSHDAKVKKGDKLAEWAPYTMPIITEKGGVVRFVDLKEDVSFREIIDETTGIPKRTVLDWRQTSKGTHLRPRIVICDKEGQPLVLSNGAEARYFLSADALLEVSDGAEVKVGDVLAQLPRETSKNRDITGGLPRIVELVEARRPKDPAVISECAGRIEFGKDYKTKRGILVVPDDKEKQPVEYLVPRGRHVLVQEGDHVKAGTVIVDGSPVLQDILRVMGVESLATYLIREIQEVYRLQGVRINDKHLEIIVRQMLQKVEVTDPGGTLYLVGDQVDKREFRKVNQGMIDAGRQPAKAVPVLQGITRASLQTQSFISAASFQETTRVLTEAAVWGKVDFLSGLKESVIVGHLPFVGTGWVMSQLKAEAKQPVIEAEEEALPAAVQEAVEAAEHDSA, encoded by the coding sequence ATGGGGCTAGACTTTGATGCAGTCCGTATCTCTATTGCCAGTCCAGAGCAAATGCGTTCTTGGTCGTATGGCGAGGTGAAACGCCCCGAAACCATCAACTATCGTACCTTTAAGCCTGAGCGGGACGGACTGTTTTGCTCACGCATTTTTGGTCCTGTCAAAGACTACGAGTGTTTGTGTGGCAAATATAAGCGCATTAAGTTTCGCGGCATTGTGTGTGAAAAATGCGGTGTGGAGGTCACGTTATCTCGCGTGCGCCGCGAGCGTATGGGCCATATTGAGCTGGCTTCTCCTGTGGCGCATATTTGGTTTACCAAATCTTTGCCCAGCCGCATCGGTACGCTGCTTGACTTGACCACAAGAGAGCTGGATAAAATCCTCTATTTTGAGGCGTATATTGTCATTGAGCCGGGGCTCACACCGCTTAAACCGCGGCAAATTCTTTCGGAAGAAGAGTTTGTGGACGCCCAAAGAGACTATGGTGAGGAAAATTTTGAAGCCCTCACGGGCGCAGCGGCCCTTAAAAAGCTGTTGATGCAACTTGATTTGCCGCAAAAACGTCAAGAGCTGATGGATGAACTGGATTCTGTCAACTCTGAGGTGCGGCGCAAGAAAATCATCAAACGCTTAAAGCTGGTGAACGCCTTTTTGTCTTCGGGTGTGCGTCCTGAGTGGATGGTACTTGATGTCATTCCGGTGATTCCTCCTGAGATTCGTCCACTTGTGCCCCTTGATGGGGGCCGTTTTGCGACAGCAGATCTTAACGATCTTTACCGTCGCTTGATTAACCGTAACAACCGGTTAAAAAAACTGTATGAGTTAAAAGCTCCATCCATCATTATCCGCAATGAAGAGCGCATGCTTCAAGAAATTGCTGATGCCCTTTTGGACAACTCGCGGCGTGGGCGCCCTGTGGTGGGGGCGAACAAAAGGCCTCTTAAATCCTTATCGGGGTCACTGCGTGGTAAGAACGGTCGTTTCCGTCAAAACCTTTTGGGAAAACGTGTGGATTATTCAGGCCGGTCTGTGATTGTGGTGGGTCCGCATCTCAAGCTTCACCAGTGCGGTTTGCCCAAGAAAATGGCCTTAGAGTTGTTTAGACCGTTTGTTTATAATCGCCTTGAAAAATATGGTCTTGCCCCCACGGTGAAGGCTGCCAAGCGCTTTGTGGAAAAAGAACGTCCCGAAGTGTGGGGCATTTTGGAAGAGGTGGTGAAGGGGCACCCTGTGCTTCTTAACCGTGCGCCTACGTTGCACCGTTTGGGCATCCAGGCTTTTGAGCCCGTGCTGGTGGAAGGCAAAGCCATTCATTTGCACCCGCTGGTGTGTAAGGCGTTTAATGCTGACTTTGATGGTGATACGATGTCTGTGCATGTGCCCATTTCCACAGAAGCCCAGCTTGAGGCACGCATCTTGATGATGTCCACCAACAATATCCTCAGCCCCTCCGATGGTAGCCCTGTGATTATCCCGTCTAAAGACATGGTACTGGGCCTTTATCACTTGACGTTGGCCGAGAAAGAAAAAGAGGGTGACTTGCCGTGCTTTGGTTCTGTGCCCGAGGTGGAGCATGCCCTTTTTGCTAAGAAAGTCAATTTGCATACGCAGATCTCCATGCGTTTGTCGTCGGGGCGTATGGTGACCACCACGCCTGGGCGCGTGATTTTGGGTGAAATTTTGCCTCAACATCCAGATATTTCTTTTGACCTCATCAACAAGGTCATGACCTCAGCGGATGTGGGCGCGTTGATTGAGCGCGTTTATCGAGCCTGTGGACAGGAAGCCACGGTGGCCTTGGCTGACGACCTGATGGCTCTTGGGTTTAAGTATTCCACACTCTCAGGTGTGTCTTTTGGTAAAGACGATTTGATTGTACCGAAGGAAAAGGAACAATTCATTCAAGACACATGGGGATTGGTGCGTGAGTATCGCCAGCAATACCTTGACGGGTTGATTACGCAAGGTGAGCACTATAACAAAGTGACGGACGCGTGGGGTGATTGTACAGAGAAAGTGGTGGATGCCATGCTCAGCAATCTCTCTAAAGACACAACCCCAGACCATATGAATGCGATTTATATGATGGCACACTCCGGTGCGCGAGGCTCTGTGGCCCAGATGCGTCAGCTTGCTGCTATGCGCGGATTGATTGCCAAACACTCAGGCGATATTTTGGAATACCCCATTACCTCTAACTTTGCGGAAGGCCTTAAGGGGTTTGAATATTTCAATTCCACCCATGGTTCGCGCAAAGGTTTGTCAGATATGGCCTTGAAGACGGCCAACTCGGGATATTTAACGCGACGTCTTGTGGATGTGGCGCATGACTGTGTGGTCTTTATGGAAGATTGCGGCACGCGGGAAGGTATTTTGGTCCAAGCGGTTGTGGAAGGGGGTGAAGTGCTCACGTCCTTAGAAGACCGTCTGTTTGGGCGTGTGCTGGCGGAAGATCTTAAAAACGAAGCCGGTGATGTGGTGGTCAAAGCAGGAACCATGGTGGATGAAAAGGTGCTGGTGAGTATGGCGCCTTTGGGGCTTGATGCTGTGAAAATACGTTCAGCTTTGACCTGCGAAGCACCGCGAGGGATTTGTGCGCAGTGTTATGGCCGTGACATGACCCGTGGCCACAGGGTGTCTGTGGGAGAAGCGGTGGGCGTGATTGCTGCCCAATCCATTGGCGAGCCAGGGACCCAGCTTACGTTACGTACCTTCCACTTAGGGGGGGCGGCACAAAAAACGGCGGAAGATTCTCAAGTCACAGCTTCTCACGATGGTCGCATTGTGTTTGAGGTGCAAGATACCGTCACCAATTCTGCAGGAAATATTGTGGTGGTGGCGCGTTCCATGGATGTATGCCTTGTGAATGGTGAGGGCGCAGAGCTGGCCCGGTATGAGCTTCCCCATGGTGCACATGTGGTGGTCTCTCATGATGCAAAGGTGAAAAAGGGCGATAAACTTGCGGAGTGGGCCCCTTATACCATGCCGATCATCACAGAAAAGGGTGGTGTTGTCAGGTTTGTGGACTTGAAGGAAGATGTCTCGTTTCGGGAAATCATTGATGAAACCACAGGTATTCCCAAGCGCACGGTGCTGGATTGGCGCCAAACCTCCAAGGGTACCCACTTGCGTCCGCGCATTGTGATTTGCGATAAGGAAGGCCAGCCGCTGGTGCTTTCGAATGGGGCGGAAGCGCGCTATTTCCTTTCTGCTGATGCTTTACTTGAGGTGTCGGATGGCGCCGAGGTTAAGGTGGGTGATGTGCTGGCACAATTGCCACGGGAAACCTCAAAGAACCGCGATATTACTGGGGGTCTGCCCCGCATTGTGGAGCTTGTGGAAGCTCGTCGTCCCAAAGACCCCGCCGTTATCAGCGAATGTGCTGGGCGTATTGAGTTTGGTAAAGACTATAAAACCAAGCGTGGTATTTTGGTGGTGCCGGACGATAAAGAAAAGCAACCTGTCGAATATCTTGTGCCCCGTGGACGCCATGTGCTGGTGCAGGAAGGTGACCATGTCAAAGCCGGGACAGTGATTGTGGACGGCAGCCCTGTGTTGCAAGATATCTTGCGCGTGATGGGCGTGGAATCTTTGGCTACGTACTTGATTCGTGAGATTCAGGAAGTCTATCGTCTTCAGGGTGTGCGTATTAATGATAAACACCTTGAGATTATTGTGCGCCAGATGCTTCAAAAAGTGGAGGTGACCGATCCAGGTGGCACGCTGTATTTGGTGGGTGACCAGGTAGATAAACGTGAGTTTAGAAAAGTCAATCAAGGCATGATCGATGCAGGACGTCAGCCAGCCAAGGCCGTGCCTGTGCTTCAGGGGATCACGCGCGCCTCGTTGCAGACGCAGTCGTTTATTTCAGCGGCTTCGTTCCAAGAAACAACGCGTGTGCTTACAGAAGCTGCGGTGTGGGGCAAGGTTGACTTCTTGTCGGGCCTTAAAGAAAGCGTGATTGTGGGTCACTTGCCTTTTGTGGGCACAGGGTGGGTCATGAGCCAGCTGAAAGCGGAAGCCAAGCAGCCTGTGATAGAAGCTGAGGAAGAGGCATTGCCTGCGGCTGTTCAGGAAGCGGTCGAGGCCGCAGAGCATGATTCAGCCTGA
- the ubiG gene encoding bifunctional 2-polyprenyl-6-hydroxyphenol methylase/3-demethylubiquinol 3-O-methyltransferase UbiG, giving the protein MARIIGEQTFHDHAEAWWDEKGPFGMLHALTPLRLSWLRAMWARHQGRPEKSLVRPWLQGFHVLDIGTGGGLLAEPLARQGAHVTGLDALPQNVDTARAHQAAEEAKAVAKAGAKAGARSEGQEGGEKGRLDLTYHALSLAAYRKQRPGPMFDLIVAFEVIEHTEDPLDFLSDIDDLLKPGGLCLLSTLNRTVASAVKAIGLAEYVLGWIPKGTHAWEAFLTPGELAHCADTLNWEVMDVQGVDYAPRKKAWIFSKKINTNYFTAFLKNEKESLR; this is encoded by the coding sequence ATGGCAAGAATTATTGGCGAGCAAACCTTTCATGATCATGCGGAGGCGTGGTGGGATGAAAAAGGGCCCTTTGGCATGCTGCACGCACTGACGCCGCTTCGGCTATCTTGGCTGCGCGCGATGTGGGCGCGTCATCAAGGGAGGCCGGAAAAGAGCCTGGTGCGTCCGTGGCTTCAGGGCTTTCATGTGCTTGATATTGGCACTGGGGGTGGGTTGCTTGCGGAACCGCTGGCCAGACAAGGTGCCCATGTGACAGGCCTTGATGCGTTGCCTCAAAACGTGGATACCGCGCGCGCGCACCAGGCCGCAGAGGAGGCAAAAGCGGTGGCAAAAGCTGGGGCAAAGGCTGGTGCGAGGTCTGAGGGCCAAGAGGGGGGTGAAAAAGGAAGGCTCGATCTCACGTATCACGCGCTGTCTCTTGCCGCATATCGCAAACAGCGTCCGGGCCCCATGTTTGACCTTATTGTGGCGTTTGAGGTGATTGAGCATACCGAGGATCCTTTAGACTTTTTGTCTGATATTGACGATCTTCTCAAACCAGGAGGGCTCTGCTTGCTATCCACCCTCAATCGCACGGTGGCATCAGCCGTGAAGGCCATTGGGCTGGCGGAGTATGTGCTGGGGTGGATTCCCAAAGGCACCCATGCCTGGGAGGCTTTTTTAACACCGGGTGAGTTGGCGCATTGTGCAGATACCTTAAATTGGGAGGTCATGGACGTTCAAGGGGTTGATTATGCGCCCAGAAAAAAAGCATGGATTTTTTCCAAAAAAATAAATACAAATTACTTTACGGCCTTCTTGAAAAATGAAAAAGAATCGTTAAGATAG